In one Gemmatimonadota bacterium genomic region, the following are encoded:
- a CDS encoding D-aminoacylase, which yields MELKFATALVALVLTTAPAPAQTYDVVIHGGRIVDGTGTPWYHSDVGIKDGKIIAIGRLNPAAARQAIDATGKVVTPGFIDMMGQTAAPFIKDPATAFNLLSQGITTLNAGEGDSDAPLAGKEAADRGWSTTREFFTKLEHAGMPMNMVQTVGHTQIREIVIGDRDRQATPAELERMRGYVREAMEAGAIGVSTSLIYPPAIYASEEEIAELTKVAGGYGGRYFTHMRNEGDRLLEAIDEALRIGKAAGTPVHIYHLKTAGQGNWGKMDQALARIKAARAAGQQVAVDVYPYINNGLGIRALIHPRHAAEGQEALLAKLGNPATRIEMRREMDSLGGWENWFAHAGKDWDRIVVAGLAKTAYAQYNGQTIGVIAKATAKDPWDLFFEIAKFDVFAMPQTMSEANKIKAMREEFTSFDTDAGPAAAGYSVHPRGFGAFPRVFARYVRDLGVLSLEAAVQRSTSGPANEILAYDRGRIAVGLAADVVVFDPATIRDRATFAEPMVASEGISHVLVNGQVVLENGKYTGAKPGRVLRGPGYRP from the coding sequence ATGGAACTGAAGTTTGCCACCGCGCTCGTCGCCCTCGTCTTGACCACCGCGCCGGCCCCGGCGCAAACCTACGATGTCGTCATTCACGGCGGACGGATCGTCGACGGTACCGGCACCCCCTGGTACCACAGCGATGTCGGCATCAAGGACGGCAAGATCATCGCGATCGGCCGGCTCAACCCGGCCGCCGCCCGCCAGGCCATCGACGCCACCGGCAAGGTGGTGACCCCGGGCTTCATCGATATGATGGGCCAGACCGCGGCGCCCTTCATCAAAGACCCCGCCACCGCGTTCAATCTCCTGAGCCAGGGCATTACCACCCTGAACGCCGGTGAAGGCGACAGCGACGCCCCGCTGGCCGGCAAGGAGGCCGCTGACCGGGGCTGGAGCACGACCCGCGAGTTCTTCACGAAGCTCGAACACGCGGGCATGCCGATGAACATGGTCCAGACCGTGGGCCATACCCAAATCCGGGAAATCGTCATCGGAGACAGAGACCGGCAAGCCACCCCCGCGGAACTCGAACGGATGCGGGGGTATGTTCGCGAGGCCATGGAAGCCGGAGCCATCGGGGTCTCGACGTCATTGATCTATCCACCCGCCATCTACGCCTCCGAAGAGGAGATCGCCGAGTTGACCAAGGTGGCCGGGGGCTATGGCGGCCGCTACTTCACCCACATGCGGAACGAGGGCGACCGGCTCCTCGAAGCCATCGACGAAGCGCTCCGGATCGGGAAGGCAGCGGGCACCCCGGTTCACATCTACCACCTGAAGACCGCCGGCCAGGGCAATTGGGGCAAAATGGACCAGGCCCTGGCCCGGATCAAAGCCGCCCGGGCCGCCGGACAGCAAGTGGCCGTCGATGTCTACCCCTACATCAACAACGGACTCGGTATTCGGGCGCTGATCCACCCCCGGCACGCCGCCGAGGGCCAGGAGGCGTTGCTCGCCAAGCTCGGCAATCCGGCCACCCGGATCGAGATGCGGCGCGAGATGGATTCGTTAGGTGGCTGGGAAAACTGGTTTGCCCACGCCGGCAAGGACTGGGACCGGATCGTGGTGGCCGGACTCGCCAAGACCGCCTACGCCCAGTACAACGGCCAGACCATCGGGGTCATTGCCAAGGCCACAGCCAAAGATCCCTGGGATCTCTTTTTCGAGATCGCCAAATTCGATGTCTTCGCGATGCCGCAGACCATGTCTGAAGCCAATAAGATCAAGGCCATGCGCGAGGAGTTCACCTCGTTCGACACCGACGCCGGCCCGGCCGCGGCGGGATATTCGGTGCACCCTCGCGGGTTCGGCGCCTTTCCCCGGGTCTTTGCCCGCTACGTCCGGGATCTCGGCGTCCTGTCTCTTGAAGCCGCGGTGCAGCGATCCACGTCCGGCCCGGCCAACGAAATCCTGGCCTACGACCGGGGACGGATTGCCGTTGGGCTGGCCGCGGATGTCGTGGTGTTCGACCCCGCCACGATCCGCGACCGGGCGACGTTCGCCGAGCCGATGGTGGCGTCGGAGGGAATCAGCCATGTGCTGGTGAATGGGCAGGTGGTACTGGAGAACGGGAAGTACACCGGCGCCAAGCCGGGCCGGGTTCTTCGGGGTCCGGGTTACCGGCCCTGA
- a CDS encoding NADPH:quinone reductase: MRAIRVHGFGDPSVMVVDEVPVPVPGPGQVQVKVHAAGVNPVETYIRSGRYGALPTLPYTPGSDGAGVIVGVGDGPSAWKVGDRVFFHGPAAGQTGGSYAEMTVCEANQVYRLPAHVGFSEGAALGVPYATAYVGLFLKAAAQPGEIVLVHGASGGVGTAALQLARWKGLKVIGTAGSPDGLELVRANGAHFAVGHREALYLDQIKAAANNGRGPDVVLEMLANENLDHDFDVVAPRGRIVVIGNRGRIEIDPRKIMAKDLTVTGVFLWGVGAEELAAVYADISAGLEQRALVPVIGQELPLAEAFRAHEAIMGGRAYGKIVLVP, encoded by the coding sequence ATGCGCGCAATCAGAGTTCACGGGTTCGGCGATCCCTCGGTGATGGTGGTGGACGAGGTTCCCGTCCCCGTCCCCGGGCCCGGCCAAGTCCAGGTCAAGGTCCACGCCGCGGGAGTCAATCCGGTGGAGACCTATATCCGGAGCGGCCGGTATGGTGCCTTGCCGACCCTGCCCTATACGCCGGGCTCGGACGGTGCGGGAGTGATTGTCGGGGTGGGCGACGGACCCAGTGCCTGGAAGGTCGGCGATCGGGTCTTTTTCCACGGCCCGGCCGCGGGCCAAACGGGCGGATCCTATGCCGAGATGACGGTGTGCGAGGCCAATCAGGTCTACCGGTTGCCGGCTCATGTCGGGTTTTCCGAGGGGGCGGCGTTAGGGGTGCCGTACGCCACTGCCTACGTCGGCCTGTTCCTGAAGGCGGCCGCCCAGCCGGGTGAGATCGTTTTGGTCCACGGCGCCAGCGGCGGCGTCGGCACGGCTGCTTTGCAGTTGGCCCGTTGGAAGGGTCTCAAGGTGATTGGCACGGCCGGAAGTCCGGACGGTCTTGAGTTGGTGCGGGCCAATGGAGCGCACTTCGCCGTTGGCCATCGGGAAGCGCTGTATCTCGACCAGATCAAGGCGGCTGCCAACAACGGCCGCGGCCCCGATGTGGTTCTCGAAATGCTGGCCAACGAAAACTTGGATCACGATTTCGATGTGGTGGCCCCCCGAGGACGGATTGTGGTGATCGGAAACCGGGGGCGGATCGAGATCGATCCCCGGAAGATCATGGCGAAGGATCTGACCGTGACCGGGGTGTTCCTATGGGGAGTTGGGGCCGAGGAACTCGCTGCGGTGTACGCCGACATCAGCGCCGGTCTTGAGCAGCGGGCGCTGGTCCCGGTGATCGGCCAGGAGTTGCCGTTGGCCGAGGCGTTCCGTGCGCACGAAGCCATCATGGGCGGTCGGGCCTACGGGAAGATCGTGTTGGTTCCCTGA
- a CDS encoding pyridoxal-phosphate dependent enzyme, whose product MLTLTLDDFRQARARIAHHIHRTPLLPSRQLSELTGFDIRLKAEMFQRVGSYKFRGPLNRFTFLTDEEKRRGVVCSSAGNHAQGVALAAKIHGIRAVVCMAENATPAKIAATRGYGAEVVLHGRIWDEANERAKELVRTEGLVYISPFDDPNLIAGQGTLGLEIVEDWPEVDAVIVPIGGGGLISGVSMAVKSHNPTARIIGVESSDGPAMKESIAAGRVTTIDCRTIIDGLRVKTVGDLTFSVCQRFVDEIVALPDHEIFEAVIWIMERCKLVPEAAAAAPVAALLHNLVHLAPGSRVACVLSGGNLNLDQLRRLSWN is encoded by the coding sequence ATGCTGACACTCACCCTCGACGACTTTCGGCAGGCCCGGGCCCGGATTGCCCACCATATCCACCGCACGCCGCTGTTACCTAGCCGTCAGCTGTCGGAGCTGACCGGATTCGACATCCGGCTCAAGGCCGAGATGTTCCAGCGAGTCGGCTCGTACAAGTTCCGCGGACCCTTGAACCGGTTCACGTTCCTGACCGACGAGGAGAAGCGCCGTGGTGTGGTGTGCTCGTCGGCGGGCAATCATGCCCAGGGCGTTGCCCTGGCAGCCAAAATTCACGGCATCCGCGCCGTGGTCTGCATGGCCGAGAACGCCACCCCCGCCAAGATAGCCGCCACCCGGGGATACGGCGCCGAAGTCGTGCTTCACGGCCGGATCTGGGACGAGGCCAACGAGCGCGCCAAAGAATTGGTGCGAACCGAGGGCTTGGTCTACATCAGCCCGTTCGACGACCCGAATTTGATCGCCGGCCAAGGGACCTTGGGCCTTGAAATCGTCGAGGACTGGCCCGAGGTGGACGCGGTCATCGTCCCCATCGGAGGCGGCGGGCTGATTTCCGGGGTGTCCATGGCGGTCAAGAGCCACAATCCCACCGCCCGGATCATCGGGGTCGAGTCGTCCGATGGGCCCGCCATGAAGGAAAGCATCGCGGCGGGCCGGGTCACCACGATAGATTGCCGAACCATTATCGACGGCCTCAGAGTCAAAACCGTCGGCGATCTCACGTTCTCGGTTTGCCAGCGCTTTGTCGATGAGATCGTCGCCTTACCGGATCACGAGATCTTCGAGGCCGTTATCTGGATCATGGAGCGCTGCAAACTCGTACCGGAGGCCGCGGCCGCCGCACCGGTGGCGGCCCTCCTCCACAACCTTGTTCATCTTGCTCCCGGCTCCCGAGTCGCCTGCGTCTTGAGCGGTGGGAACCTCAACCTCGATCAATTGCGGAGATTGTCATGGAACTGA
- a CDS encoding DUF4442 domain-containing protein produces MASRQEQLANLWTRCIGLPAGRWIFSRLFGWFVPYSGSIGATVQELEPGHCRVTINDRRALRNHLRSVHAVALVNAGEMTSGLAMTLALPPDIRGIVTSIAADYLKKARGPLVATARVTVPPVGNLPVDHRVETTITDQSGDVVCRVTTVWRLARA; encoded by the coding sequence ATGGCGTCTCGGCAGGAACAACTGGCCAACCTCTGGACCCGTTGTATCGGTCTCCCAGCCGGCCGGTGGATCTTTTCCCGTCTGTTCGGTTGGTTCGTGCCGTACAGCGGCTCGATCGGAGCCACGGTCCAAGAACTCGAGCCCGGCCACTGCCGCGTCACGATCAACGACCGGCGTGCCCTCCGGAACCACCTCCGGTCGGTGCATGCGGTCGCGTTGGTCAACGCCGGCGAGATGACCAGCGGACTCGCCATGACCTTGGCCCTCCCTCCGGACATCCGGGGTATCGTCACGAGTATTGCCGCGGACTACCTCAAGAAAGCCCGCGGCCCACTGGTCGCCACCGCCCGCGTGACGGTGCCCCCGGTTGGGAACCTCCCGGTCGACCACCGCGTGGAGACCACCATTACCGACCAGAGCGGAGATGTCGTCTGCCGGGTCACCACCGTGTGGCGCCTGGCCCGCGCCTAG
- a CDS encoding TonB-dependent receptor: MRLLRTAGMLAAALAVLAAPTVMAQSTGTVAGKVTRVDDGAPLAGVTVGVRGPGTTAVTNTQGRYVIERVPAGTYTLVFRWLGYKPTEVSVTVTAGGSTTADAKMEAHPIALNALIVTTASKAPERATQAPAAVSVIDARTLQTTSITGQAPLALAAVPGVDLAQNGVNDFNVNTRGFNSSLNRRVLVLIDGRDVATGFLGNQEWNALSVPTEDIGSMELVRGPGSALYGANAYAGVLNIKTPSAREVVGTKLSVGGGGLSTAKADLRHAGLLYDGRFGYRVNVGYYRSDTWSRSRTLADGSALKTEYRPATDSLTFRSFCSSCSRRELRALNGQTADPATGALTGDRDPVKSTYGSARLDYYTANGDIATGEFGMALAENETAVTGIGRVQITKSVRPYTRFNYAAKAFDVMAYWNGRKTEEPQYSLASGAGLEERSDIFHVEGQQKNTFAGDKGRFVLGGSFRKYSLNTQQTLINRLDDDRTDNYYALFSQFEYKLSEVTKVVAAGRYDLGGLIDAQFSPKAAIVYTPTDRHSFRFTFNKAFQTPNYSEFFLNAAAGAPANFSALEAGLRANPQLGPLLAGVPAGQLFDNTAAVPVRARGNNKLQVEKNTGIEIGYRGDLTDRFYFSVDAYLNVLRDFVTDLLPGVNPTFGAWTAPAAVPAAARAALEGAVRNALLANPATATAGRGLTRQEDGKTAVVVSYANAGKATQYGFEFAAGLQLADEFRVDGNLTIFRFDINQQLAGDQLVPNTPSSKGNIAVTYTGRSGLDLGVNFRAVKGYDWAAGVFAGWIEPQGTIDANAGFAVNNNLRVYVTANNLFDQQRYSIFGGSVNGRRLLGGLTARF; encoded by the coding sequence ATGCGTTTGCTACGTACGGCAGGCATGCTGGCAGCGGCCCTCGCGGTCCTTGCGGCACCCACGGTCATGGCGCAGAGCACCGGCACAGTGGCCGGCAAAGTCACCCGAGTCGATGATGGCGCCCCGCTGGCCGGCGTCACGGTCGGGGTCCGCGGCCCCGGCACCACGGCGGTCACCAACACCCAAGGCCGCTATGTGATCGAGCGGGTTCCCGCCGGCACCTACACGTTGGTGTTTCGGTGGCTCGGCTACAAGCCAACCGAAGTGTCCGTCACGGTCACGGCCGGTGGCAGCACCACGGCCGACGCCAAAATGGAAGCCCATCCGATCGCCTTGAATGCCTTGATCGTCACCACCGCCTCGAAAGCTCCGGAGCGGGCCACCCAAGCACCGGCGGCCGTGTCGGTCATCGACGCCCGGACCCTCCAGACCACCTCGATTACCGGACAAGCGCCGCTCGCCTTGGCCGCGGTACCCGGGGTGGACTTGGCCCAAAACGGAGTCAACGATTTCAACGTCAATACCCGCGGTTTCAACTCGTCGTTGAACCGCCGCGTGTTGGTGCTCATCGATGGTCGCGACGTTGCCACCGGCTTCCTCGGCAACCAAGAGTGGAACGCCCTCTCGGTCCCGACCGAAGATATCGGTTCCATGGAACTGGTCCGGGGCCCCGGTTCGGCCCTGTACGGCGCCAATGCCTATGCCGGTGTGCTCAACATCAAGACCCCCTCCGCCCGGGAGGTCGTCGGCACCAAACTGAGCGTCGGCGGCGGCGGGCTCTCCACCGCCAAGGCGGATCTCCGGCACGCCGGATTGCTGTACGACGGCCGGTTCGGATACCGAGTCAACGTGGGCTACTACCGAAGCGATACCTGGTCTCGTTCCCGAACCTTGGCGGACGGCAGCGCCCTCAAGACCGAATACAGGCCCGCCACCGATTCCCTGACCTTCCGGAGCTTTTGCTCGTCGTGTTCCCGGCGGGAACTCCGGGCCCTGAACGGCCAGACCGCCGACCCGGCCACCGGCGCACTGACCGGCGACCGGGACCCCGTCAAGAGCACCTACGGATCGGCCCGGCTCGATTACTACACGGCCAACGGTGACATCGCTACCGGCGAGTTCGGGATGGCGCTGGCCGAAAACGAAACCGCGGTCACCGGCATCGGGCGGGTCCAAATCACCAAGTCGGTCCGGCCCTACACCCGGTTCAACTACGCCGCCAAGGCCTTCGATGTGATGGCCTACTGGAACGGCCGGAAAACGGAAGAGCCGCAGTATTCGCTCGCCTCCGGCGCGGGCCTCGAGGAACGGTCCGACATCTTCCACGTCGAGGGCCAGCAGAAGAACACCTTCGCGGGCGACAAGGGTCGGTTCGTGCTCGGCGGCTCCTTCCGCAAGTACAGCCTCAACACCCAGCAAACCCTGATCAATCGCCTCGATGACGATCGGACCGACAACTACTACGCGTTGTTCAGCCAGTTCGAGTACAAGCTCAGCGAGGTGACCAAAGTGGTAGCGGCCGGCCGGTATGATCTCGGTGGCCTGATTGACGCCCAATTCTCGCCCAAGGCGGCCATCGTCTACACGCCGACGGACCGGCATTCGTTCCGGTTCACGTTCAACAAGGCGTTCCAGACCCCGAACTATTCGGAGTTCTTCCTCAATGCCGCCGCCGGCGCACCGGCCAATTTCTCGGCCCTCGAAGCCGGTCTCCGGGCCAACCCGCAGTTAGGCCCCCTCCTCGCCGGCGTGCCGGCCGGACAGCTGTTCGACAACACCGCCGCCGTCCCGGTCCGGGCCCGGGGGAACAACAAGCTCCAAGTCGAAAAGAACACCGGTATCGAAATCGGCTATCGCGGCGATCTGACCGATCGGTTCTACTTCTCGGTCGACGCCTACTTGAACGTGCTGAGGGACTTCGTCACCGACTTGTTGCCTGGTGTCAATCCTACCTTTGGCGCCTGGACCGCTCCGGCCGCCGTACCCGCGGCGGCCCGGGCCGCCCTCGAGGGCGCGGTGCGAAACGCCTTGCTTGCCAATCCGGCCACCGCCACCGCCGGACGGGGCCTGACCCGGCAGGAGGACGGCAAGACCGCGGTCGTGGTGTCGTACGCTAATGCCGGCAAGGCCACCCAGTACGGCTTTGAGTTTGCCGCGGGTCTCCAGTTGGCCGACGAATTTCGGGTCGACGGAAACCTGACGATCTTCCGGTTCGACATCAACCAGCAGCTCGCCGGCGATCAGCTGGTTCCCAACACGCCAAGCTCGAAAGGCAACATCGCCGTCACCTATACCGGTCGGAGCGGCCTCGATTTGGGCGTGAATTTCCGGGCGGTCAAGGGGTATGACTGGGCGGCTGGCGTGTTCGCCGGGTGGATCGAGCCGCAAGGCACGATCGACGCCAATGCGGGGTTTGCCGTCAACAACAACCTGCGGGTCTACGTGACGGCCAACAACTTGTTCGACCAACAGCGGTACTCGATCTTCGGCGGCTCGGTCAACGGACGCCGCCTCCTTGGTGGATTGACCGCTCGTTTCTAA
- a CDS encoding nitronate monooxygenase has translation MRLETPLTAHARIALPIIGGAMYPCSNPELVAAVSEAGGIGIVQPIALTYVHGHEFRAGLQLINRFTSKPIGMNALIETSSKTYHDRMMRWVDIALEEGIRFFVTSLGNPRWVVDTVTRQGGVVYHDVTERKWAEKARDGGVHGLIAVNARAGGHSGSRNPEQLLAELSELGLPVVSAGGIGSEAEFGAALTLGYAGVQLGTRFIATPECTASEAYKEAIVAATEADITHTERLSGVPVAVIKTPYIARIGTKVGPVARWLFTGRRTKKWIRAWFGLRAIRDLKRTSIRGQGRADDAATAIWQAGMSVGTIHRIEPVAVIMARFEAAARSA, from the coding sequence ATGCGCCTCGAGACCCCGCTCACCGCTCACGCCCGCATTGCCCTCCCGATTATCGGCGGCGCCATGTACCCGTGTAGCAACCCCGAACTCGTCGCCGCGGTGTCCGAGGCCGGCGGCATCGGGATCGTCCAACCGATCGCGCTGACCTACGTCCATGGCCACGAGTTTCGTGCCGGCCTCCAACTCATCAACCGATTCACCTCGAAACCGATCGGGATGAACGCCCTGATCGAGACCAGTTCCAAGACCTATCACGACCGGATGATGCGATGGGTCGACATCGCCCTCGAGGAAGGCATTCGATTCTTCGTGACCTCACTCGGCAATCCCCGCTGGGTCGTCGATACCGTCACCCGCCAAGGCGGGGTCGTGTACCATGATGTGACAGAGCGAAAATGGGCCGAGAAGGCCCGCGATGGCGGGGTCCACGGCCTGATTGCCGTCAACGCCCGGGCCGGCGGACACTCCGGCAGCCGGAACCCCGAACAACTCCTCGCGGAACTCAGCGAACTCGGACTGCCGGTGGTCTCGGCCGGCGGGATTGGGAGCGAAGCGGAATTCGGGGCGGCGCTCACCCTTGGCTACGCTGGCGTCCAACTCGGCACCCGCTTCATCGCGACCCCGGAGTGCACCGCGAGCGAGGCCTACAAAGAGGCCATCGTCGCGGCAACCGAAGCCGACATCACCCACACCGAGCGGTTGAGCGGGGTACCGGTTGCGGTCATCAAGACGCCCTACATCGCCCGAATCGGCACCAAGGTCGGCCCGGTGGCCCGATGGCTCTTCACAGGCCGCCGCACCAAGAAATGGATCCGGGCCTGGTTCGGGCTCCGGGCCATTCGGGATCTCAAACGCACCTCGATCCGGGGCCAGGGGCGGGCCGACGATGCCGCGACGGCCATCTGGCAAGCCGGGATGAGCGTCGGCACGATTCACCGCATCGAACCGGTGGCCGTCATCATGGCCCGATTCGAGGCCGCGGCCCGGTCTGCCTAA
- a CDS encoding sulfite exporter TauE/SafE family protein: protein MALVGFGLAVVVGVVLGLLGGGGSIMTIPVLVYALGVPMKQAVPMSLIVVGVTSMVGAVSHHRRGNVRWEAALSFSPTAILGAFVGARLAHLASNRVQLVVFAFLMLAAAVSMFFGPGIWQNPVGPAKTQIRRPFPIIAALGLGVGMLTGLVGVGGGFLYVPALVLLGGLAMKDAVGTSLILIIASCLAGFISYLGTVRLDWSATGLFTVLAIVGVAIGSRLTSMVPQTALRRGFAVLLVFMGLLVLFKPR, encoded by the coding sequence ATGGCCCTGGTGGGGTTCGGATTGGCCGTCGTCGTCGGCGTCGTGCTCGGACTGCTCGGCGGCGGCGGTTCGATCATGACCATTCCGGTCTTGGTGTATGCCTTGGGTGTCCCGATGAAGCAGGCTGTGCCGATGAGCTTGATCGTGGTTGGGGTGACGAGCATGGTTGGCGCGGTCAGCCATCATCGGCGGGGCAACGTCCGATGGGAGGCGGCCCTGAGCTTCAGTCCGACGGCGATCCTGGGGGCGTTCGTGGGGGCCCGGTTGGCCCATTTGGCGTCGAACCGGGTTCAGCTCGTGGTCTTTGCCTTCCTGATGCTGGCGGCCGCGGTCTCGATGTTCTTCGGTCCCGGGATCTGGCAGAACCCGGTCGGCCCGGCCAAAACCCAGATCAGGCGTCCTTTTCCGATCATCGCGGCGTTAGGTTTAGGGGTGGGGATGTTGACGGGCCTGGTGGGGGTCGGTGGGGGATTCCTGTACGTGCCGGCCTTGGTCCTGCTTGGCGGGCTGGCGATGAAGGACGCGGTCGGGACCAGCCTGATCCTGATCATCGCCAGCTGCTTGGCCGGGTTTATCAGCTACCTCGGTACGGTCCGTCTCGATTGGAGCGCCACCGGGTTGTTTACGGTCCTGGCGATTGTCGGGGTGGCGATCGGGAGCCGGCTGACGAGCATGGTCCCCCAGACGGCGCTCCGCCGGGGGTTTGCGGTGTTGTTGGTTTTCATGGGATTGCTGGTGTTGTTCAAACCCAGGTGA
- a CDS encoding exo-alpha-sialidase: MRTAWIVLVALAVGGSTPSGKTTLEWSGPPGSSKPFLSRTSKGDLMLSWFEPRADRRYALRAANRSAGAWSPPVTIAESDKFFVNWADFPSITETTTGTWVVHWLEKTATKAYAYHVKLAASRDRGRTWSAPVTVHSDTSATEHGFVAMVPLSSGSVAVAWLDGRQMTDSAGAMSVRTALWNPDGTVSDEAALDTRTCECCQVSMTAGRGGLVVAYRDRSEHEIRDIAVVRQDGAGWSEPVKVANDGWVSRQCPVNGPSIAATGNDVGVAWFTAANGVPKVNAAFSTDGGRTFGKPIRIDEGNPLGRIHFQMTSPGRGVVTWLEADGNQAFWRVRSVGGAGPDREILTVATTSRSRDGGFPRTALVGSDLYVAYAEPGPEAGEPGRVRVTKVSLIK; the protein is encoded by the coding sequence ATGCGAACAGCGTGGATCGTCCTCGTGGCTCTGGCGGTTGGGGGAAGCACCCCCAGTGGAAAAACCACCCTCGAATGGTCCGGCCCGCCGGGCAGCAGCAAACCGTTTTTGAGTCGCACCTCCAAGGGCGACTTGATGCTCAGCTGGTTCGAACCGAGAGCGGACCGTCGCTACGCCCTCCGAGCGGCCAACCGATCCGCCGGGGCCTGGTCTCCCCCCGTCACGATCGCGGAAAGCGACAAGTTCTTCGTCAACTGGGCCGACTTCCCCTCGATCACTGAAACCACGACCGGTACCTGGGTCGTCCATTGGTTGGAGAAGACCGCGACGAAGGCTTACGCATATCATGTGAAGCTCGCCGCTTCCAGAGACCGGGGCCGGACCTGGTCGGCACCGGTCACCGTCCATTCCGATACCTCCGCCACCGAGCACGGCTTCGTCGCCATGGTCCCGCTCAGCTCGGGTTCGGTGGCCGTGGCCTGGCTCGACGGCCGACAAATGACCGACTCCGCCGGCGCCATGTCGGTCCGGACCGCTCTCTGGAACCCCGATGGAACCGTCTCCGATGAGGCCGCGCTCGATACCCGAACCTGCGAGTGCTGCCAAGTCTCGATGACCGCCGGCCGGGGCGGGTTGGTGGTGGCCTACCGGGATCGGTCGGAACACGAGATCCGAGACATTGCTGTCGTCCGCCAGGACGGAGCCGGGTGGTCGGAACCAGTGAAGGTGGCAAACGACGGGTGGGTTTCGCGACAATGTCCCGTGAACGGTCCGTCCATCGCCGCCACGGGCAACGACGTAGGCGTGGCGTGGTTTACCGCGGCCAACGGCGTCCCGAAGGTCAATGCCGCCTTCTCGACCGACGGGGGTCGGACGTTCGGAAAGCCGATTCGGATTGACGAGGGTAACCCATTGGGGCGGATACACTTTCAGATGACCAGCCCAGGTCGAGGCGTCGTGACTTGGCTCGAGGCCGACGGCAATCAGGCCTTCTGGCGGGTCCGCTCGGTTGGCGGGGCGGGTCCCGATCGAGAGATCCTGACAGTCGCGACGACCAGCCGGTCCCGAGACGGTGGATTCCCCCGGACAGCCCTGGTGGGATCGGATCTCTACGTGGCCTACGCCGAGCCGGGCCCGGAAGCCGGCGAACCGGGACGCGTCCGGGTCACGAAAGTCAGTCTGATCAAATAG